The following proteins are encoded in a genomic region of Rattus rattus isolate New Zealand chromosome 2, Rrattus_CSIRO_v1, whole genome shotgun sequence:
- the B4gat1 gene encoding beta-1,4-glucuronyltransferase 1 codes for MQMSYAIRCAFYQLLLAALMLVAMLQLLYLSLLSGLHGQEEQEQYFEFFPPSPRSVDQVKSQLRTALASGGVLDASGDYRVYRGLLKTTMDPNDVILATHASVDNLLHLSGLLERWEGPLSVSVFAATREEAQLATVLAYALSSHCPEMRARVAMHLVCPSRYEAAVPDPREPGEFALLRSCQEVFDKLARVAQPGINYALGTNISYPNNLLRNLAREEANYALVIDVDMVPSEGLWRSLREMLDQSNHWDGTALVVPAFEIRRARRMPMNKNELVQLYQVGEVRPFYYGLCTPCHAPTNYSRWVNLPEESLLRPAYVVPWRDPWEPFYVAGGKVPTFDERFRQYGFNRISQACELHMAGFNFEVLNEGFLVHKGFKEALKFHPQKEAENQRNKILYRQFKQELKARYPNSPHRC; via the exons ATGCAAATGTCCTACGCCATCCGATGCGCCTTCTACCAGCTGCTGCTGGCCGCGCTCATGTTGGTGGCAATGCTGCAGCTGCTCTACCTATCGCTGCTCTCCGGTCTGCACGGCCAGGAGGAGCAAGAACAGTATTTCGAGTTCTTCCCGCCGTCTCCGCGATCCGTAGACCAGGTAAAGTCTCAACTCCGCACCGCACTGGCCTCCGGAGGCGTTCTGGATGCCAGCGGCGATTATCGCGTCTACAGGGGTCTACTGAAGACCACCATGGACCCCAACGATGTCATCTTGGCCACGCATGCCAGCGTAGACAACCTACTGCACCTGTCCGGACTTCTGGAGCGCTGGGAGGGTCCGCTGTCCGTTTCAGTGTTCGCGGCCACCAGAGAAGAGGCGCAGCTGGCCACGGTGCTGGCCTACGCGCTGAGCAGCCACTGCCCGGAGATGCGTGCCAGGGTCGCCATGCACCTCGTGTGCCCCTCGCGTTATGAGGCCGCTGTGCCCGACCCCCGAGAGCCTGGGGAGTTTGCCCTGCTGCGGTCCTGTCAAGAGGTCTTTGACAAGCTAGCCAGGGTGGCCCAACCCGGGATTAATTATGCACTGGGGACCAACATTTCCTATCCCAATAACCTGTTAAGGAATCTGGCTCGAGAAGAAGCCAATTATGCCCTGGTGATCGATGTGGACATGGTGCCTAGCGAAGGGCTGTGGAGAAGCCTAAGGGAAATGTTGGATCAGAGTAACCACTGGGATGGCACAGCCCTGGTGGTGCCTGCATTTGAAATCCGCCGAGCCCGCCGGATGCCGATGAACAAGAACGAGCTAGTGCAGCTCTATCAGGTGGGCGAAGTCCGGCCCTTCTATTATGGGCTGTGCACGCCTTGCCATGCGCCCACCAACTACTCCCGCTGGGTCAACCTGCCAGAAGAGAGTTTGCTGAGACCTGCCTACGTGGTGCCCTGGAGGGACCCCTGGGAACCGTTTTACGTGGCTGGAGGAAAGGTGCCCACATTTGATGAACGCTTTCGGCAGTATGGTTTCAATCGAATCAGCCAG gcttGTGAACTGCACATGGCAGGGTTTAATTTTGAGGTGCTGAACGAAGGTTTTCTGGTTCATAAAGGATTCAAGGAGGCATTGAAGTTTCACCCCCAAAAGGAGGCTGAAAACCAGCGCAATAAGATTCTTTACCGCCAATTCAAACAGGAGTTGAAGGCTAGGTACCCCAACTCTCCCCACCGATGctga